The following nucleotide sequence is from Acinetobacter equi.
GTGGATGAAGTGATTGCAATTGAAAATCAAGAAGCAATTGAATGGGCACGAAATTCAGCAACGAAAGAAGGTATTTTTGTTGGTATTTCAAGTGGTGCAGCATTAGCAGCAGCTGCTAAAATTGCAACACGTCCTGAAAATATAGGTAAAAATATCGTTGTCATTTTACCTGATGCAGGTGAGCGTTATTTATCTTCTGTTTTATTTGAAGATATTAGTACTGATTGAAATATTGAATATAAAAAACCACCTATTTAGGTGGTTTTTCACTTAAAGATAAACTTTATTGCGCAGGCATTTTACTTTGAATAAATGTAAGTAGATCATTATTTTTGTCTACAATCGCTTGAGTATGAATTGCACCTTCAGCAGGCACAAATGTTACATCAACACCCATAGATCTATATTTTTGCTGTAATGCATCTGTTACTGCAAAAGGCACTTCAATATCTTCCGTACCTTGAATAATCATAATTGGAGTATTCATGGCAATATCACCAATTTTACTATTACGGATAGATTGAGCAACAACTTCGCTAGCCATAAAACGATCCATATTTAAGCTATTATAATCATTAATCGATTTATCTGGATTTTCAGTTAAATAGCTAGATATATCTCGTTTAAAACGGTTACGTAATCCATTTTCTGGGTTAAAACTATTTTCTAAACATAAGCCTTCTTCACCCGTTGCTCCTTCGGCTAAGGCAACCATATTTTTAAGACGATCACTTTCATACAAGCTTAATTGATCAAAACGAGGATCAATTGCTTTGAGACTTGTTGTAAAAAATGCACCATATGTCATTAATGTTGCTAAAGCATGAATACTGCCATTTTCACGTTCAGCAATACTTAAACCTGCTGCCTTTTCTTGAGCTTCAATTGCTGCAAGTGTCGCACCAATATTTTGAGCAATATTTTCTAAACCAGATGCAGGTGCCCCAGCTACTGCACCTTTATAACCAGCATCGGGATATTGTGTAATATATTCAGCTGTCCCTAATGATGCTTGTCCACCTTGAGATTGTCCAACAGTCATCCATTCTTTACTTAGAAGATGAGCATAATAAACTTGAGCTGCTTGAACTGCTGCAATAGATGATTTCGCTTGACTTTCTACATTTAAATAAGGGTGTATACCAACAGAACCTAACCCTTCATAATCGGGTGCAATGACTACATAACCAGCATCCAATAAGCTTTTTGCCAATGGGTTTTTAAAGCGAACATTCATTGGGTTTGCAGTTGGGGCACAATCATTTCCAACGCCTAGCGTACCATGTTGCCATACCACAACTTTATAACCACCTGTAGGCTTAGGTGTTTTTGGAAAAAATACAAATGCTGATGTTGTTATGGTATCACCATTGATATTTGGCATTGTATAGTCCATTACCTTCATAGATTGAGCGTTATCTAACGAATCTAGAGTGTATGGGCGTTCCGATACAAAAGTACCAATATAGTGATTTGTTTCCTCTGTAATTGGTGGATTTATATTTGTATTTTCATCATTAATTTCACACCCACTTAGAGCAATGATTGAGCTTAGACAGAGAATAAGAATTTTTTGTTTATACATTAATTTCATGTTGCGATATTTTCCATAATTGTTTATTAAAATCATGAGAATTTATATATAAATAGTTATAAATAAACATAATTTTAAGATAGATATCACATTAAATATAAAGTTGTTTGTTATTTATTAATGTTCTTTTTTTAATGCATTGTGAATATTTGAGAAACACATATTTAAAAATGTTAATGAGTTATCAAAGTGGAGGAGTTGTGTAAATAATTTAAAGGTATAAAAGTTGAAATAAATATATCTATTAATGCGAGGGAGTAAGTCTATTTTTCTTTATTAATATTAAATAACTATTTGGTGATATATATTAAGTATATTTAATCAATATTTTGTTTATTTAAACTAAATTAATTAATTTTTAATTAAGTTAAAGTTAACTATAGGATATTTATAATAAAAATGTGATTTTTATCACTAAAAATTCGTAAATAGTCAAAAAATCCATATAAATTGAAAACTATTATGCATTTTATTTAATTAATATGAACTTATTAGAGGGAAGGGTTAACATTATGTTTACTCTAGTTTTAATTAATAAATTTAATAGAGATTTATATTATGAAATTTAAAGCATTAGTTTTAGCAGCATCATGTTCAGTTGCATTTTCTGCAGTTAGCGCTGCACCAGTAGTTGAATTTAAAGGTGAAGTAATTGATCAAACTTGTAAATCATCAATTAACAGCCAAACTGACTCAACTGTAAT
It contains:
- a CDS encoding alpha/beta hydrolase; the encoded protein is MKLMYKQKILILCLSSIIALSGCEINDENTNINPPITEETNHYIGTFVSERPYTLDSLDNAQSMKVMDYTMPNINGDTITTSAFVFFPKTPKPTGGYKVVVWQHGTLGVGNDCAPTANPMNVRFKNPLAKSLLDAGYVVIAPDYEGLGSVGIHPYLNVESQAKSSIAAVQAAQVYYAHLLSKEWMTVGQSQGGQASLGTAEYITQYPDAGYKGAVAGAPASGLENIAQNIGATLAAIEAQEKAAGLSIAERENGSIHALATLMTYGAFFTTSLKAIDPRFDQLSLYESDRLKNMVALAEGATGEEGLCLENSFNPENGLRNRFKRDISSYLTENPDKSINDYNSLNMDRFMASEVVAQSIRNSKIGDIAMNTPIMIIQGTEDIEVPFAVTDALQQKYRSMGVDVTFVPAEGAIHTQAIVDKNNDLLTFIQSKMPAQ